One stretch of Podospora pseudoanserina strain CBS 124.78 chromosome 4, whole genome shotgun sequence DNA includes these proteins:
- a CDS encoding hypothetical protein (EggNog:ENOG503NU60; COG:S), protein MSRRTSQEPETMASYSPYASARTAEFFYDDNKFPSPSPTPSPRGPGYYGPPPVQRPATRAHFRTPSTTGASFRHEFPSPRTPSFSPRYNSEGQYATANVNGGPFFDREREAGFASPRFEEQRRTAPINGHARRSSTSVPQRPQTARPTANPHKKPPPPPAARAATEADAKRHKIPPGYSLKNWDPTEEPIMLLGSVFDANSLGKWIYDWTVYHHGPSTPISDMAGELWLLLIQLAGKIKRAEESVPKIRALENKQMVEDFIEAGDRLTDKLRKLLKACEAPMLRVKTTQKKDPQLGKNAGVEFVETLFGRERELEKTERFMHSVRLWNLRFDTNCEYLSHTHTQTHTHTSHHITSHHITHGYHAMTTTQHQNKQNPKRIYRSQVVRLGLFPTLLVIRGLYKTRAGITPPSVVLSSFSGLSTAIPNTQCADEAGSDMIIYYYYYY, encoded by the exons ATGTCTCGAAGGACATCACAAGAGCCGGAGACGATGGCTAGCTATTCACCCTATGCGTCCGCACGCACCGCGGAATTTTTCTACGACGACAACAAGTTTCCCAGCCCTTCTccgacaccatcaccccgGGGACCCGGCTACTATGGGCCTCCTCCGGTCCAGAGACCGGCCACCCGCGCCCACTTCCGCACTCCGAGCACCACTGGCGCCTCATTCAGGCACGAGTTCCCCAGTCCTCGGACGCCCTCGTTCTCGCCTCGGTACAATAGCGAAGGCCAGTACGCCACTGCCAATGTGAAT GGCGGTCCCTTTTtcgacagagagagagaggcggGGTTCGCGTCGCCGCGCTTTGAGGAACAGCGCCGTACAGCTCCCATCAACGGCCATGCTCGCCGCAGCTCAACATCGGTTCCTCAGAGACCTCAGACTGCCCGacccaccgccaacccccacaagaagccaccaccaccacctgctgcCCGTGCTGCCACGGAGGCGGATGCCAAGCGGCACAAGATCCCGCCCGGATACTCTCTCAAGAACTGGGATCCCACTGAGGAGCCGATCATGCTGCTGGGTAGTGTTTTCGATGCCAACTCCCTTGGAAAGTGGATTTATGACTGGACCGTCTATCACCACggaccctccacccccatctcGGACATGGCCGGAGAGCTTTGGCTCCTTCTGATCCAGCTGGCCGGAAAGATCAAGCGTGCCGAGGAGTCCGTTCCCAAGATCCGTGCCCTGGAGAACAAGCAGATGGTTGAGGACTTCATCGAGGCCGGCGACCGCCTCACCGACAAGCTCcgcaagctcctcaaggcGTGCGAGGCCCCCATGCTTCGCGTCAAGACCACCCAGAAGAAGGATCCCCAGCTCGGAAAGAATGCCGGTGTAGAGTTTGTCGAGACCCTCTTCGGCCGTGAGCGTGAGCTAGAGAAGACTGAGCGCTTTATGCATTCCGTCCGCCTCTGGAACCTGCGCTTCGACACCAACTGTGAG TATCTAtcacacacgcacacacagacacacacacacacatcacatcacatcacttcacatcacatcacacatGGTTATCATGCCatgacaacaacacaacaccaaaacaaacagaACCCGAAAAGGATTTATAGGAGCCAGGTTGTACGATTAGGTCTCTTTCCAACTCTTTTGGTCATCCGGGGTCTTTATAAAACACGGGCGGGGATCACTCCCCCTAGCGTCGTGTTGTCGTCTTTTTCCGGTCTTTCCACAGCGATACCCAATACCCAATGTGCAGACGAGGCAGGATCGGACATgattatttattattattactacTATTga